The Dioscorea cayenensis subsp. rotundata cultivar TDr96_F1 chromosome 16, TDr96_F1_v2_PseudoChromosome.rev07_lg8_w22 25.fasta, whole genome shotgun sequence sequence gtttataaaaatcaagagcaaaacaataattttcataaatacattataaaaatataatttttatactatataaactaatttgtaaaagcccaactaataaatttttataaatatttttcttaaaaacatatatatttttttaaaaattattagtattaatttgtaaaataattgataatttttaataaataaaaagatatctatatatattatatgttttatcctagtttataaaaatcaaagttaaacaataattttcataaatacattataaaaatataattttttatactatataaaataAAGGGTAAATTCCTTTTTAGTCCctggaattttttaaaatacccaaTAAGTCTTTCTGACATGCACGTAGACCATTCAGTCCTTCCTTTTTGAAAAGTGGTCTTTTTGATCCCTCCCGTTAGCTTGCACCGTGAGAATTTTGTGCAATGCCACCAATTGCCCTTTGTCCTTTAAGGTGGGAAGCATGAGTCCGGGTCTTTTCAGAGGTAAGATTGTACGAAGAATGCATGATGGTTGTCATATCATCTCTCCCTTGCTTGAAAAGTTTCTCTTCTTcactcttcttgttcttcttgtcttcttatttcttattgttattcttggaattttaaaaattagttcaGTATTTTACTCAAGACCATTTTATCATTTTACAACACAAGTGTATCTCGTTCTTGCATGTTGTGTATTGCAGAATTTCCTACGCAAAATAGACCTAGATGATATAATATCACAGGAGGTTGTTTCCAATGAAGAAGAGCCTACAAATGAGAGACCTATCACTCTAGGTCAATGTCATGAGTTGGAGAGAACTTAATGAAAAAATCAGGCATGATATGTGGCATGATTATGTTTTTCGAAGGCCAATTTAGAAGACTTGCAACAAAAATGCAAATGTTTTgcttttcaatttcaaattttgtaattttgaattagTATAGATGCAATTTACCATTTTgtgtttcatttctttactaATGAAAATTTTCCTTGTTACCATTTAATCAATAAGGCAATTGCATTGTTTATTAAAGGGCaattctttttgttattttttagattgTTAATGTGGTAGGTAATATGGCTTCATCACATATCAATGTTGATGGAGCACCAAGTGAGAAGCAAAAAGGGacaccaaacaaaagatggacaaaaaaaGATGGATAATGTTTTAATACCATTTATTGCAAATATGGCAAGAAGCGGCATGAAAGTTGACAAGTCCTTCAAAAGGCAGGCATTTGTTGAGGCAGCTAACCTTGTTAATGGAAGATTGCCTACTACTTCTATGGATGCAGATAATGTCGAGAACCACAAGCGCACCTTGAAGCAAAAATACCCAGAAATCATGAAACTTATGAACCTTAGTGGTGTGGGTTGGAATGACACAGAGAAAATGCTAGTTCTTGAAGATGAAACATACCGAACTTATGTAGAGGTATAATACTTacatttatttactatttatttaatgaaatatgtaagttttttttacatttaataagTATTTCATGTTGCAATCAAATGCAGGGACAACCAAAAGCTAAAGAATATCTAAATAAACCTATATCTTTCTTTGAGGAGCTTTGATTGGTTGTTGGGGGTGATCATGCCACAGGTGATCAAGCTCGTTCCATCTACCAATAATTTGGTGGtacaaatgaagaagatgaaaatccACTTACTCCTGATGTACCGATGGAATATGCAACCTTTAGAGACAAATTTCCACAGACAAGAATAGGCAAGATCATTTGCATATAGGAGTACTTCTAGGACTAGCCACATAGCAAGGTCTAGTAATGAAAATAATGCATCTGACAACCTTGCTGATAAGCATGGTGAGTTGGCGGCATCAATTAAAAGATAACAAGAAGAAGACATGGAAAAAGAAATTATCAGATGCTTTATGGAGATGGAAGGCTACAGTGATGCGGACATGGATATGGTCTTTGAAAAATTGCATGTCAACAAAGATCTTGCTGAGGCCTTTTACTTGAGGAAGCCATCCTTGCGCAAGTCGTGGCTTGATAATTTTATTGCCTACATGAGAGATTTTGGGATATAAGAATGTTGTCATGGTAAGATTATATTCCTTTACCTTTCTTAACTTCAAGTGCCCTAGTATTTTGTTAGCATTTGCATCGTTACTAACTTCTCTTGTTTTTAACATAGAGTTGCAAATGTCATGTTGGAGGACTCCGGCATCCGAGGTACATACTTTTTTCTATTGAAGTTTTTGTCGGTTTTTacgtatttattttgatattatttttaaaaatgattacaTGCTCTAATGGGTTGATGTTCAGATTGTATACTGTGTTGCCTTTGTAGTGGATCCATAATGACGCCATAGTGTAGCTAGAAGCAATTATTATTCATCTAATTTATGATCATTTCTTAGGCATATTTTACGGGGTTTAATATGAAactaaacatttaatttttttaagatcatAACATAAAgaagtaatttaattttatggggttttaatttgaaaattaatttctatCAATATCACCTCTCTCGGCCTTATTATGTCTAACAAAAAATTGTGAAGGCTCATGTATGTAATAGAATTCATGATCAATTTTAAGTGATTGTTGAGTAACATACATTgaggaaaatatatttaattgtgtagataatgaaattattgattgctttcaaaaatatgaaaagtcacATACATTAATTATGACTTCAATTGGAGTTAAACTATCCcaaaattaaaaactcaaagaaaTATGTGGAATCTCCATTGTGCTACATTAACCTATTATACTGTGCTTTGATGCTTCAATATCATGTGTGGTACTATAGCCGTGGTGATTTTTCAAGAAAACACGGCTTCAAACCATGGCCTTGGTTTGTAATCATGCCATGTTACAAAACAATTAACATTGAGATATGTCACCTGGGGTTGGCCACAGCTATGGTAAGAGCAACCACACCCTTGGTGATGGACAAACACGCGATCCTTCAAAACTATTTTGGAGAAGAACAAAGGAACAATAAGCTATGAATATAGAATTATTGAAATTCATTCGATTTTCTATGTTCTCGCTAAAAGGAAAACCAAATCTATAAATAGTGCTATATTAAGAATCAATTGCAAAAAATCATCTAATTCAATTTTGAAGAATTCAAGAttcaaaaatcataaacaatCAACTCCTCAAACCCTATTTCACATCATATAACTTATCGATTGTGAGAATGAAGACATTGCAACCTTAAGATTCAAAGGTTTAATCTCATAAAAGTCATAAAAGTATAAACCCTATTGATTAGATAATGAAAACCCAAGaaacaaagaacacaaacaaaaacaaggagTCAAGATAAGTACCTTGCCTTGATTTGAAAGGAGAGTTTTGATATACCAAAAGTATTCTTTATAGTCATATCCAAATGTTACCACAAACATGCATATTTATAAacttaaaatgataaatatccTAATAAGATAAGAGGTTGAATTTAACTAAGACTAAAATTCAACTAGCTAATCAAATATGATGATTCACCACTAATATACTTAtccatttaataattaatttatttaaaaggaCCAGTGAGATAAAAGGTGTAGTATTTCTAAATTAACAAGAttcaaaatgaccaaaatgcccaTAGAGTTGTAGTTAGTACACTAGAGCAATGAGAGAaaattttggaataatttttaaGATGATATAACGGGTATCCATACCCATTTAACACCTAGAATACTCTTAATGAGAAATGCGGGCATCACATAGcacattttggtaatttttgcaaaatttaCCACATGCACTATTTTGCTCTTTAATCATCCtaacattttatcaataaataaataaatctttatGATTAGGCCTAATCCAAAAGGCTAGATATTACATAGTcacttttcttaatttatttcaaataaatttattatttaatctacCATTTTCTAGTAATTAGGCCTTGTATCCATCTCAATTCTGACTATACATCATACCTTGTCTAATAACCATTCTATAAAACTTGTCTTtcaatctaaaaaatattttacaatcacATTAGACTTCAAAATGCCCCTCTCCATTTTACCAATCCCACTTTAATTCTATGTGTGATATCTTCAATAAATTCCCAATCTTCTTGGTTGATAGAGCCTGAGTATCAAAACTTTCTATGTCAACCTATTTGTTTGCAACACTAAATTGTATATGCATGCCTTTTAAATTTGCTTGTTGGTTATTAGAACTATAAATTTCATCATGCCTTATTTAATGGGATTTAATTTCCATTTCATGGGAATATttgcaataaataaaatcatgctACTATATTCTCAATGgttttaaaaatcatgtatatttgcAAATGTATAGTAATTATTTACTACTACAATTGGAGTTACTCCAAATGGTAGTCTTTAGTTGCTTAAGGAAATGCTTTTGAGTTCAAATccttatgaatataaacaaactCATGTTGGGAGAAATTTCGCCTTTTATAGGAATTCTagtattgataaaataataattataataaataaataaaaacaaaaaaatgaaataaaaaagaatatttaataaatatgtttttctaaAGCATACGAGAAATTTCatctattagatttttttacattttaaatgttttaataaaattcatttatgataatttattttatttgacaacattaatttttagaaaaatagttACATTAAAAAACGATCCTTTTTTTACTCCCCCTTTAGTTTATTATGTACATGGTAATTTGTAAATCAACCAccaatggagaactaatttgtgaaattatttttaaaaaaataagtattttatatataattgtaaaaaCCTACctttctttatttgatttaatttcaaattagtaatcaacataaaaaataaaaatatttttcaagtaaaataaattaaaacaatcataattttatttaagaatatttaagaatattaattatggatatataaattattaaattaaataatcatatttttaattaacacataattattttgattagtatttcattaatataataatttttaatccataaaaacaaaagttttatAACTTAAACATTAACTATACATAACTAATTATCCGAAAAATATTATCCACGTGTTTTATAAGCTTTTCACCCACCATCTTCATTCTAGTATGTCCCTTTGGGCTCTCGAAGCATGATAACTATAATAAGTTTGGCCAATCATAATCCACTTTCACAAATTAAATAGAagaattcattattttattcaatttatttaaaaataattggctttttatttaataaaataaagttatttgaaaataaattgacTTTAGTTCGATATATTAGAGGAAACTAATTTAATagatatttcattaaaataaattaaaatttataacttctatttatttgtaactaaaaataaatactaacaCTTTGACAATAACTTCTAAATTGATATATTAGAGTAAACCAATTAAGGTTGTTTTTATTTCGCTTTtgcttagtttttgttttgtttttgctttgtttttgttttaattattttcaatttttaaaataaaaacacgtTTGGATACACTaactattatttgttttaaaaagctgaaaacaaaaacaagtttGGGTAACACAAAATTATTTTGAcgctttttatttatcatttttctcaaattcatatatttttattttttttatataactttattttttatattagctTACTTGATtgcattattaaataaaattaataatatagacCTGCATTGTATAggtaaaaaaatatctcataaaaattgcACAATTTGAAACTATATTTTGACgcttgttttaaaaatttaaacaaatttatatatatatatatatatatatatatatagagagatatatatatatatatatatatatatatatatatatatatatatatattcatattggACCCATccaatttctaaaaaaataaaagggaggagatcataatttttttttttttttgagataacGTAAAAAATCAATAgctcaaacaatagatttttacaaatagtttttcaatatatatatgtatttaatatgttatatcatagtttataaaaatcaaggtcaaacaataattttcacaaatactttctaaaaatataatttttatactatataaactattttgtaaaatatcaagcccaaataataattttttataaataatttttaaattttttttaaaaaattattagtattaatttgtaaaaaatttgatatttttttgaaaataaaaattaaaaattaaaaggagagagagagagagagagagagagagagagagagagagtagaagAGAAAAGGTTTTATGGTAGGAGGAAGAGTTTTGGATACgtttccaaaaaaattgaaaacatgaaaatattatttcatcTGTTTTTTTGAAACACGAAGATTGTTGccaaaatttttggaaacaaaaacaaattgccaaatatgttttattagttttgtttaAAACATATGAAATTGAAGACAAAAAATAGGAATTGCCAACATtgccaaacaacccctaaattATTGTGCCTTCCCTACCGTTTTCAATCCCTTGAAagatttaattgttaattgcaatatttaataatggacatatcttattttaattatgtaatttcCTTAAAGTTCTTAGATGTTCTTAGATGACTtgttaaaaactatatttttcattgtgatttttttaatttaaaatttttattaaatcttaCATTTATCTAATAATTATAGTTAGTCACATATAgtatatcataataattaaaacttacTATTTGAAGTAATtgacatttaaataattttatctaaATAAGCTTTCCCTCAAGTCTACTTTTTGTCTAATTTTGtccaataaaattattgttattttttaattaatcatcctcctccttttcttttattcacGCGTAGTTTGGTTTATGTATTTCAAATTAGAATGTTAATGAAATAGCATGTAAataaatttactaaaataaatcatatcttttagGTTTTATACAAGTGAAAATGGTATATGCATAGCCTTTTCTTTTCAGTTTTGATGCAAACAAAGGGCCATAAGcactatataaatcaataataagGTTATTCCCATTATtcataaatttgtattttttcttatattttaataataaaatttatgtgaagaaaatcatataaattaaaaatatttttttttgaaaaatcctaattaaataaatagtcTCAGATGTATATATAGAGGGCAAGTAATCTAAGAATGTTTGTAAGTTTAAAATCTACGAACGTTCGTATCAACCATTAGATTTTCATCCATCGATCATATAATATGGAATAAACAATATTACTGATAGTAGAAGAGTGAAAAGTGGGATACAGAGTGTTTTGATCTAAACCGTTCAATAGTTTTCACACCCAATAAATCTCAATCATCCAACCTTATTTCTACTAGATCAATAgcacaaaaattataaacacCAACCTAACACTAATAAACCCTAATTAACCTGTTAATGAGTCTATCTCTTTCTAATTTGGTCACTATACTCAACTGCGGACGTTCGTAAAACATCCCTAGTTGAtgttttcctttatatatacACAACTAACAAGATGAATATGTGAAGAATTTGAATTATattgtaattttgtttcttaCATTTAAATGCTAGACTTGCAACAAGCCGAATGCGAAAGTACTTGATACTACTTACTTCTAACAGCTTCTTATTGCTTTATAGTTGTTTACATGTAACCAAACAACCTCTAAACTtgtaaatgataattataaaagagaaattttcTTTAGTCGgataaattcaaacaaaattgataaattgaagtgcactaaaaaaacatactttcaattattttaaatggctATGTTTTTGAACTAAAGTTAGAAAGGTATTCGAATTGACATCTTATAAGTTAAATATGACTAAACTActgaaaagtaaaaaagtaGTACTCACTACTCAGTTAAAATTGAGAtctatatgaatttttttgaatatatatatatatatatatatatagataaatatctatttaatgtttttttcttttttaataaatgaagcTTATCGGATTTTTGTTCGCAAGTGTGCTAATAATGGACATTTGTGTGACTTACTACAGTTTCCCTTCTTTAGCTTTGTTACTGATCAAACAAAAATGaggaattgaaaataaaaaaattttgaaaaaaatgcatggTTTTGCCCATGACTATTATTATAgttatcacttttttttttaatatttcccatttttctttctttactcATGGctaactttattttaatttcttctttaaaaaaaaacatcatttgtTTGTCATGACACTAAACTGGATAAGTAAACAAAACAGAATTCAGTTTTAAAGatatcactacaagaaactgTTGAATTAGAAACAATAATTTAGTAACGGACTGGTTCTGTTACTACTTAATAACCGATTAGCAATGGATTACCCTGTCCGTTACGATTTTACAAACGAAATTTAGTACCGTTTCGAAATTTGAATCGTAAATGCCATCGGTggctaatccgtttctattttaGAAACGGATGGAATCTTCgtttgtaaattaccaacggatTTGGAATCCGTTTGTAAAATAGTAATGTATTACACATCAGTTTCTAAAATTAGCAAAGGATTAAGATTCCGTTTGTAAAGTACCAACTGTTTTGTAATCTATTTGTAGAATAGTAACCGATTACATATCggttattaaaaattagcaatggATTAAGATTCCGTTTGTAATGTACCAACGGATCTGTAATCCGTTTGTAGAATAGTAACGGATTACATATCGGTTTCTAAAAACTAGCAACGGATTAAGATTCA is a genomic window containing:
- the LOC120278442 gene encoding uncharacterized protein LOC120278442; this translates as MARSGMKVDKSFKRQAFVEAANLVNGRLPTTSMDADNVENHKRTLKQKYPEIMKLMNLSGVGWNDTEKMLVLEDETYRTYVEGQPKAKEYLNKPISFFEEL